A genomic window from Melopsittacus undulatus isolate bMelUnd1 chromosome 7, bMelUnd1.mat.Z, whole genome shotgun sequence includes:
- the LOC117436456 gene encoding hydrocephalus-inducing protein homolog, producing the protein MGYVEPGKQQVLKVYYLPGVPGVFCRAFQIQVGHLEPEKVCLKGEGTFPRIHLDLPRNIKGNAKYEKILQKAQEKLDKGSQRDEAIALGEAVAAEPRMDDSGTMWDAQLQMQMEEMLMEEHAVEQQKALSSRPPEDTAFHQRVHRRLLKAELPEYILDLGYVVPGDIHTHMVKITNTGHFPASFRVDGYVLYNTGFSVCLERVKRLPSCESKTFEVCFDPQSANLPLGKVDVLLPIKVRGGPTFQVRLRAMVAEPSLCVSRDRLEFSAVQCGQCQEETIQLHNTFQVPCKWSISMTDPVEEVDKHLPGSEHQKLLEEMKSVPCGFEVLPSAGSLAPGQQCHVQVRFSPTEEKCYRGELQIQICQSSQRLQVPVLGRGLEPRLESIPAELELGPLLPQSHGEEGTVVVKKPCEVYSVQFEQQHLAEEQPLQTPKNDNSPNSLLLPPCAPGEKLNAEAQGRGIKMKVDVVDPPGKVVKLGNVCIGQTVKKMVTVANKSAAPLTFKLRVTSTVPELQEAGVLCLKPSKDLKLKGRGDTCKVEVTFSPKRRMQPFSGEVLLECHGAAS; encoded by the exons GGTTACGTTGAACCTGGCaagcagcaagtgctgaaaGTCTATTACCTGCCAGGAGTGCCTGGagtcttctgcagggctttccagATCCAAGTGGGTCACCTGGAGCCAGAAAAAGtctgcctgaaaggagaagggaccTTTCCCAGGATCCACTTGGACCTGCCCAGGAACATCAAAG gcaaCGCCAAATATGAGAAGATCCTCCAAAAGGCCCaagaaaagctggacaaagGCAGCCAGAGAGATGAGGCCATTGCTctgggggaggctgtggcagccGAGCCCCGCATGGACGACTCGGGCACCATG tgggatgctcagctgcagatgcagatggaggagatgctgatggaggaacatgccgtggagcagcagaaagctctcagctccCGTCCCCCGGAGGACACTGCCTTTCACCAGCGTGTACATCGGAGGCTTCTCAA agctgagctgcccgaATACATCCTGGACCTTGGCTATGTTGTTCCCGgtgacatccacacacacatggtGAAGATCACCAACACTGGGCACTTCCCCGCATCTTTCCGTGTCGATGGATATGTCCTGTATAACACAG gcttCAGCGTGTGCCTGGAGCGTGTGAAGCGCCTGCCCTCCTGTGAGAGCAAGACATTTGAAGTGTGCTTCGACCCACAAAGTGCCAACCTGCCCCTGGGAAAAGtggatgtgctcctgcccatcaag GTCAGAGGAGGCCCCACATTCCAGGTCCGCCTCCGTGCCATGGTGGCTGAGCCGTCCCTCTGCGtgtccagggacaggctggagttctctgctgtccagtgtggacagtgccaggaagaaaccatccagctccacaacACGTTCCAGGTCCCCTGTAAATGGTCCATCAGCATGACTGATCCTGTTGAGGAG GTGGACAAACATCTGCCAGGGAGCGagcaccagaagctgctggaggagatgaagtctgtgccctgtggctttgaggtgctgccctcagctggaagcctcgctccaggacagcagtgccacGTCCAAGTCCGTTTTTCACCCACGGAAGAG aagtgctaccGGGGCGAGCTGCAGATCCAGATTTGCCAGAGCAGCCAACGCCTGCAGGTGCCGGTCTTGGGACGTGGTCTGGAGCCACGGCTGGAGTCCATCCccgcagagctggagctgggaccgctgctgccccagagccatggggaagaggggacagtggtggtgaagaagccctgtgaggtttactcagtgcagtttgagcagcagcaccttgctgaggagcag CCCCTACAGACACCGAAAAATGACAACAGCCCCAACAGCTTGTTGCTGCCTCCGTGTGCCCCGGGAGAGAAGCTGAATGCTGAGGCCCAAGGAAGGggcataaaaatgaag GTTGACGTTGTGGATCCACCAGGAAAGGTGGTGAAGCTGGGAAACGTCTGCATTGGACAGACGGTGAAGAAGATGGTCACCGTAGCCAACAAGAGTGCAGCCCCTCTCACCTTTAAGCTGAGGGTCACGTCCACTGTGCCAGAGTTGCAGGAAGCTGGG gttctgtgcttgaagcccagcaaggatctaaagctgaagggcagaggagacacCTGCAAAGTGGAGGTGACCTTCTCCCCGAAGCGCCGCATGCAGCCGTTCAGcggggaagtgctgctggagtgccACGG ggcagcctcgTGA
- the LOC117436457 gene encoding hydrocephalus-inducing protein-like, whose amino-acid sequence MSSENKKHQGSIFFPLPDGTGLRYHLEGTAEAPRCSGAISRQVPCRKCHTELIPVSNWLHRPQRFLVVIDMLKPENLESSSVLQGCSYMDVPSSAKKDYQLTFLSYKEGVFRAKVTFLNETTGEYLFHMVTFKVVASGPMGTVQMSTAVRQRVSSSVKVDNPLPVPVTFDINCKVPDVSVPQHFTVPAQSKVDLVLEYQPLQTGESSGQLVLQSSDLGSLFYTLQLKATWSRPEKPVYFRTRLGSRQTITTKIRHFAQQKTEYLVQTDCADFQTAKSISAAPASAGGSDLSVEVTFEPCQLGEAKATLQLSSALGGQNVFRKATAFQYAVKHPGFTVRAPEVLRAKSSTTITVSFAGGPAPVTSRLVVSCPGGSWIYHLRGLPSPRK is encoded by the exons ATGAGctctgagaacaagaagcacCAG ggctccatcttcttccccctACCGGACGGGACAGGCTTACGCTACCACCtggaaggaactgctgaagcccCCAGGTGTTCAGGGGCCATTTCCCGGCAGGTTCCATGCAGGAAGTGCCACACGgagctcatccctgtgtccaactggcTGCACAGACCACAGAG GTTCCTGGTGGTTATTGACATGCTCAAACCAGAGAacctggaaagcagttctgtgctgcaggggtgttCCTACATGGACGTGCCAAGCTCTGCGAAGAAGGACTACCAGCTCACCTTCCTCTCCTACAAAGAAGGAGTCTTCAGGGCAAAG gTGACCTTCCTCAATGAGACAACCGGAGAGTACTTGTTCCACATGGTGACTTTCAAGGTGGTggcttcaggacccatgggcaCTGTTCAAATGAGCACCGCTGTTCGGCAGAGAGTGTCCTCCAGCGTCAAGGTGGACAACCCTCTGCCTGTCCCGGTGACGTTTGACATCAACTGCAAAGTGCCCGACGTCAGCGTTCCCCAGCACTTTACTGTCCCTGCACAGTCGAAG gtggATCTTGTCTTGGAGTATCAGCCCCTGCAAACGGGTGAGAGCAGTGGGCAGctggtgctccagagcagcgACTTGGGCTCTCTGTTTTACACcctgcagctgaaagccaccTGGAGCAGGCCAGAGAAGCCCGTGTATTTCCGCACCAGGCTGGGCTCCCGTCAGACCATCACCACCAAAATACGGCATTTTGCCCAGCAGAAGACCGAGTACCTCGTACAG ACCGACTGTGCCGACTTCCAGACGGCAAAATCCATCAGTGCGGCACCcgccagtgctgggggctcGGACCTGAGCGTGGAAGTGACCTTTGAGCCCTGCCAGCTGGGCGAAGCCAAGGCcacgctgcagctcagctctgctttgggtGGGCA gaacgTCTTCCGGAAGGCCACGGCGTTCCAATACGCAGTGAAGCACCCGGGCTTCACCGTCAGGGCCCCCGAGGTGCTGCGCGccaagagcagcaccaccatcacCGTCTCCTTCGCGGGCGGCCCGgctcctgtcaccagcaggctggtggtctcctgccctgggggctCCTGGATCTACCACCTCCGGGGCCTGCCCTCCCCCCGCAAGTGA